actcacacacacacacacacacacacacacaccccttcactTGCCATGAGCTGATGATAACGACCTCTCCCCGCCCCAACCCTTGTTCACTCTGGTCCAAAATCAAAGCCTCCGCGACCGGAAAAGCCATGGGAATTTGGCAGAGGCTTGGGAAGCAAGGTCGGGACACAGTCCAGGAAATgttgggaaggggagggggtgaaTCCAAATGTCACTTGTGAAAGGGAGTTGACCGCAAGTGAGTGtgcatcagagagagggagagagagagaaagataaagagagaggccgagagagagaaagacagacagacggagacagagagagtgagagagacagagaaagagagagacataaatagagaggcagagagaaagtgagagacagacaaacagagatagagagagagtgagagaaatagagagagataaagacatagaggggaaaagagagaaagacagagaaagagagagataaagagacaggcagagagtgagacagagagaaagagagagatagagacagagagaaagggagagagataaagagagagagagagagagagagatagagacagagggagagagcaaaGGGGAGAGATTTGAGCAGCTGAGCGGGGAGGAGGAAGCTGCCGCTGGGCAGACAGACCTCCACCAGTCTCACTGCCCCATTCCCcggctccctccctccctccaggtTGGCCCTGGGACGCTGGTTGGGTCTGGAGGCTCccagggggtggggaagagaggaGCCACTCGGTGAGGGAAGGCGgacagtggggagaggggaaggatgcagGCTAGCTGGGGGCCCTGGGCAGACCTGGCCAACGTCTCTGGGGGTTTCCTGGACGAGATGCTCTTGTTGCCTGAGTCCCCCCATGGCCTGAGGGTAACGACGGCGCTGATCTACTCGCTAGTGTGCGCCCTGGGGCTGACGGGCAACCTGCTGGTGCTGAGGCTGGCAGCGGgcacaggctggaggggccaagcGGCCGGGGACCGCCTGGTCTTCCAGTTGGCGCTGGCCGGAATCCAGTTGGCGTTGGCGCTGCCCTTCTGGGCTGCCGAGTTGGCGCTGGACTACACTTGGCCCTTTGGCCACGCCATGTGCAAGCTGGTGCTGTCCGTCACCGTGCTCAGCGTCTACGCCAACGCCTTCTTCCTGACCGCCCTGAGCGTGGGGCGCTACCGGGCGGCGGCCGGCCGCGACCTCCGACCCCGCAGGGGCGCCATCTGCTGGGTCACCTCAGCCATCTGGCTGGGAGCGGGCATTGCCAGTCTCCCGGCCGCCATCTACGCCCAGACGATCTCGGTCAACGGCGAGGAGCTCTGCATCCAGCGGTACCCGGACAGCTGGCACTGGTCGGAGGTCTACAAGCTGCAGAGGATCGCCCTGACATTCCTGGCACCGGTGGTGGCCATTGGCATCAGTTACGCCCAGCTCCTGCGGCTGCTGAGGGGGCGGGAGTCAGGGGTCACCCGCCCCAGCCCAGCCCGCCTGATGCCCACCATAGCGGCCGCCTTCTTCCTCTGCTGGCTGCCCAACCACGCCATCGCCCTCTGGGAGGTGCTGGTGCGGCTGGGGGCGGTGCCCTGGGGCCCGCCCTACCTTGCCGCCCACACCTACGTGCACCCGCTCACCATCTGCTTGGCCAACGCCAACAGCTGCTTCAACCCCATCCTCTACTGCCTGGCGCGCAGGGAGTTCCGCCGGACGCTGAGGGCGGACCTGGCCCGGCTCGCTCAGCGCCGCCACCCGCTCGGCTGCCCccgctcctcctcctcctccccacgcCCCGGGGGCCACGGGGCACCCGACCTGCCCCTCCACCAGCTGGACAGCCAAGCCAACTGCAGCAGCGGGCACTGCACCCCTTCCCCCAACACCTCGGTGGCAGCCCAGGAGATCtgatgggggcgggggtggggtgagggggggtggtgaAAAGGGGAGGACAAGGGGTGGGGTCGTGAAACGCGATTGGGCACTGGGGTAAAGGGGAGGGGGCATGGGGGGGGACAGTTGGGAAATCCAATTGGCCAGTGGGGTAAAGGGGTGGGGTTACAGGGGGCAGTTGGGAAATCCAATTGGCCAATGGGGTAAAGGGGTGGGGTTACGGGGGGCAGTTGGGAAATCCAATTGGCCAATGGGGTAAAGGGGTGGGGTTACAGGGGGCAGTTGGGAAATCCAATTGGCCAATGGGGTAAAGGGGTGGGGTTACGGGGGCAGTTGGGAAATCCAATTGGCCAATGGGGTAAAGGGGTGGGGTTACAGGGGGCAGTTGGGAAATCCAATTGGCCAGTGGGGTAAAGGGGTGGGGTTACAGGGGGGCAGTTGGGAAATCCAATTGGCCAATGTGGTcaagggatgttgtgaaacacaaTGAGGAACCAGTGGGTAAA
This genomic stretch from Hemiscyllium ocellatum isolate sHemOce1 chromosome 50, sHemOce1.pat.X.cur, whole genome shotgun sequence harbors:
- the LOC132805529 gene encoding relaxin-3 receptor 2-like — encoded protein: MQASWGPWADLANVSGGFLDEMLLLPESPHGLRVTTALIYSLVCALGLTGNLLVLRLAAGTGWRGQAAGDRLVFQLALAGIQLALALPFWAAELALDYTWPFGHAMCKLVLSVTVLSVYANAFFLTALSVGRYRAAAGRDLRPRRGAICWVTSAIWLGAGIASLPAAIYAQTISVNGEELCIQRYPDSWHWSEVYKLQRIALTFLAPVVAIGISYAQLLRLLRGRESGVTRPSPARLMPTIAAAFFLCWLPNHAIALWEVLVRLGAVPWGPPYLAAHTYVHPLTICLANANSCFNPILYCLARREFRRTLRADLARLAQRRHPLGCPRSSSSSPRPGGHGAPDLPLHQLDSQANCSSGHCTPSPNTSVAAQEI